One Fuerstiella marisgermanici DNA window includes the following coding sequences:
- a CDS encoding PLP-dependent transferase gives MPANLITSPHCHADQLGLPMPDDVHAVSACLPLWQHNIGYEEGDASVHDRLQAAYPRFCFHPLVNQLADRFLNSGNRRGLPFVSRRSAQRAADFVQHATGEVAELVAFDGHQACGVVVGSDQFKTLKQYWQHAGENVSSRVAQQLLAGHSTACSDTAVRTVVRERVAAFQNVEPNHVFLYPSGMAAVASAWRTVQALRPGSTCQFGFPYVDTLKIQQRFPDASHTFLPVGGPSDLKLLEAQCEVQPPTAVICEAPTNPLLVTPDLRRLRELADQHDFLLIVDDTLTACGNLNTTALADIAVTSLTKYFSGYGNVLAGAMTINPNGRHAARLLELVRSAFEETLSDVDVEVLANNSRDMPERVATINSNAAALADFLRSHASVQSVYYPSADDANYTAIQAANGGYGGLISIVLRKPETTTPPFFDGLEVCKGPNLGTNFTLCCPYTILAHYDELDFVETCGVSRWLLRISVGVEPIGELRSRFERALNGIMLHT, from the coding sequence ATGCCCGCTAATCTTATCACTTCACCGCACTGCCACGCCGATCAACTTGGCTTGCCAATGCCGGACGATGTCCACGCTGTGTCAGCCTGTTTGCCGCTGTGGCAGCACAACATCGGCTATGAAGAAGGCGATGCCTCTGTCCACGATCGATTGCAGGCGGCGTACCCTCGATTCTGTTTCCATCCGCTGGTGAATCAGCTTGCGGATCGTTTTTTGAATTCCGGCAATCGCCGTGGCCTACCCTTCGTTTCCAGGCGTTCGGCTCAACGTGCGGCCGATTTTGTGCAGCATGCGACGGGCGAAGTGGCGGAGTTGGTTGCTTTTGACGGACATCAGGCATGCGGCGTGGTAGTCGGCAGCGACCAATTCAAGACCTTAAAACAGTATTGGCAGCACGCTGGCGAAAACGTGTCGTCTCGCGTCGCTCAACAATTGCTGGCCGGACATTCGACCGCATGTTCCGACACGGCCGTTCGAACGGTCGTACGTGAACGAGTGGCCGCGTTTCAAAACGTGGAACCGAATCATGTTTTTCTATATCCGTCCGGAATGGCGGCGGTCGCCAGCGCGTGGCGAACGGTTCAGGCACTTCGTCCCGGTAGCACATGTCAGTTTGGCTTTCCGTATGTGGATACGCTGAAAATTCAACAGCGGTTTCCCGACGCGTCGCACACGTTTCTGCCTGTGGGAGGCCCGTCGGATTTGAAATTGTTGGAAGCACAATGCGAGGTTCAGCCGCCGACGGCTGTGATCTGCGAAGCTCCAACAAACCCGCTGCTGGTCACTCCCGATTTGCGGCGACTGCGCGAGCTTGCTGATCAGCACGACTTTCTGCTAATCGTTGATGACACTTTAACAGCGTGTGGCAATCTCAACACAACAGCGTTGGCCGATATAGCCGTCACCAGCCTGACGAAGTACTTCAGCGGCTACGGAAACGTGTTGGCGGGGGCGATGACAATCAACCCAAATGGCCGCCACGCTGCTCGGCTGCTGGAACTGGTTCGCTCGGCTTTCGAAGAAACGCTAAGCGACGTGGATGTGGAAGTGCTGGCCAACAATTCTCGGGACATGCCGGAACGAGTGGCGACGATTAACTCCAACGCGGCCGCACTGGCTGATTTTCTGCGTTCGCATGCCAGCGTGCAGTCGGTCTATTATCCCTCAGCCGACGATGCGAATTACACCGCGATCCAGGCCGCCAATGGCGGCTACGGTGGGCTAATTTCGATTGTACTGCGAAAACCGGAAACCACGACGCCCCCGTTCTTCGATGGTCTGGAAGTTTGCAAGGGGCCAAACCTGGGCACAAACTTCACGTTGTGCTGCCCGTACACAATTCTGGCTCACTATGACGAGCTCGATTTTGTCGAAACCTGCGGCGTGTCTCGATGGCTGCTGCGGATCAGTGTTGGCGTTGAGCCCATCGGTGAGTTGCGAAGTCGATTTGAACGCGCACTAAACGGGATCATGCTTCACACATAA
- a CDS encoding MFS transporter, with the protein MSASDPQQPSPPAEDSVAIDDAQNASNVEEHNVITLVMHQICFRTAWIFKTESVIMPAFLDTISGAGWVRGMLPPLNRFGQSVAPLLLSYRLSRASVKSDWLAKSTMLMGLPFLSIGAMLLLVQKNSSALVVFFLVSYLVFFCLNGVTQAAFNTVQGKLIKPHRRGRLMAFAGYIGSPVAVVMAWFLLRPWTQAQPPKYAYIFLFTGGMFLLASLTLRRLKETPDPVAARSAIDVRRRFLDAGAALKNDRHLRRLCLLASLFVCSQLLFPHYQRLGQSLEGFEGQLLMVWVVAQNLSAAGFSWISGRLADANGTRSALRWMSFCSLFAPLLALLLGEIAGANLYWLTFALLGAVPVTYRMFLNYALELTDRSQHPIYVSTVVLCMAPPIVLSPLVGELVDARGYVAPFIAISAIVAGAWIMTLSIVEPRNETLS; encoded by the coding sequence ATGTCTGCTTCTGATCCTCAACAACCGTCGCCGCCCGCTGAAGATTCTGTTGCGATCGACGATGCTCAGAACGCTTCGAACGTTGAAGAACACAACGTCATCACGCTGGTGATGCATCAAATTTGCTTTCGCACGGCATGGATCTTCAAAACCGAAAGCGTGATCATGCCCGCGTTTTTGGACACAATCAGCGGCGCCGGGTGGGTGCGGGGCATGTTGCCGCCGCTAAATCGGTTCGGTCAGTCAGTGGCACCGTTGCTATTGTCGTATCGCCTTAGCCGCGCGAGCGTGAAGTCTGATTGGTTGGCTAAGTCCACCATGTTGATGGGGCTGCCGTTTCTGTCGATTGGTGCCATGCTGTTGCTGGTCCAGAAGAATTCTTCAGCCCTAGTGGTATTCTTTCTGGTGAGTTATCTGGTGTTCTTCTGCCTGAACGGAGTTACTCAGGCAGCATTCAATACGGTGCAGGGCAAATTAATTAAGCCGCACCGTCGAGGTCGGCTAATGGCGTTCGCTGGCTATATTGGTTCGCCAGTTGCGGTTGTCATGGCGTGGTTCCTGCTGCGTCCATGGACGCAGGCTCAGCCACCAAAATACGCCTACATCTTTCTGTTTACCGGCGGCATGTTTTTGCTGGCCAGCTTGACGCTGCGACGGTTGAAGGAAACACCAGATCCCGTGGCTGCTCGATCTGCCATCGATGTACGCCGTCGTTTTTTGGATGCAGGAGCCGCGTTAAAAAACGATCGCCATTTGCGACGACTGTGCCTTCTTGCCAGTTTGTTTGTGTGTTCGCAACTGTTGTTTCCTCACTACCAGCGACTGGGGCAATCGTTGGAAGGATTTGAAGGACAGTTGTTGATGGTGTGGGTGGTGGCTCAAAACCTATCGGCTGCTGGCTTCAGCTGGATTAGTGGTCGGCTCGCCGACGCCAACGGAACTCGCAGCGCCCTGCGATGGATGTCGTTCTGCTCACTGTTTGCGCCGTTGCTGGCGTTGCTGCTGGGAGAAATTGCTGGAGCGAACCTGTACTGGCTCACATTCGCACTGCTGGGAGCTGTGCCCGTAACGTATCGAATGTTCCTGAACTACGCTCTGGAACTGACCGACCGGTCTCAGCATCCGATCTACGTCAGCACCGTTGTGCTGTGCATGGCGCCGCCGATCGTACTGTCGCCATTGGTAGGAGAACTGGTCGACGCCAGAGGCTATGTCGCTCCGTTTATCGCGATTTCTGCTATCGTGGCTGGTGCGTGGATCATGACACTGTCAATCGTTGAACCTCGCAATGAGACACTCTCGTAG